CCAAAATCTGGGAAGGCGAGTGGGCCGCCGGCCGCGCCAAGGCCTACGGCATCTCGGTGGAAGAGCTGCCGGCGCACTACGCCAAGCGCACGCTGCTGGGCGAGGAGCTGTTGTCGGAAGACATTGCCAAAGCCGTGCGCGTGTTCGTGGATGGCTCGCTGAGCAAATCGACCGGCAACGTGCTGAACGTGGACGGCGGCGTGGCCATGGCCTTCGTGCGCTAAGCGGCTGGCATGACGAACAATTAGAACGTCATGCAGAGCGCAGCGAAGCGTCTTTACCGCGGTAGTAACCAGATTTACTAAAGCGGTAAAGATGCTTCGCTATGCTCTGCATGACGTTCTTTTTGTGCAAAATAATGCCGGCTATCTATCGCCTTGCATGGCCGGATGGGCTACATTTGGGGCAGGGCCCAGGCCCGTCGTTTTGCTCCTTCTTTTCCTCGTGCAACTGAATTTCGCCGCCTCCCGCCGGGTTTCCCGGTGGAAAGCAGCCTGAATTCACCGCCCTTGCCCCCCACCCGGCATGTACCAACTCCAACTTAAGCCCCTCGATAAAACGCCGAAGTACAAGCAGATTGTGCAGTCGGTGATAATGGACATCGAGCGCGGCGTGCTCAAGAACGGCGACCACCTGCCCAGCATCAGCGAGCTGAGCGTGGAGCACTACCTGGCCCGCGACACCGTGGAAAAGGCCTACCGCGAGCTGCGCGAGCGGGGCTTCATCACTTCGGTGCAGGGCAAGGGCTACTACGTGGAAGCCAGCGATACCTCGAAGCTGAAGATTCTGCTGGTCTTCAACAAGCTGAGCTCCTACAAGAAAATCATCTACTACGCCTTCCTCGAAACCCTCGGCGACCGCGCCACCGTCGACCTGCAGATTCACCACTACAACGTGAACCTGTTTCAGGAAATCATCGAGAAGAACCTCGGCAAGTACAACTACTACGTGGTGATGCCGCACTTCACCCTCGATACCGACAAGGCGCTGTCGCGGGCCATTCTCAACACCATTCCCTCGCAGGAATTGGTGCTACTCGACAAAGACATTCCGGAGCTCCCGCACGACTGCCTGCGCGTGTTTCAGGACTTTGACAAGGACATTTTCGGGGCGCTGGAAAACGCCGAGGACCTGCTGGAAAAGTACACCCGCCTGGTGCTGGTGCTGCCCTCCGACGCCAACCACCCCGAGGAATTGCCCTGGGGTTTTCGCTCCTTCTGCCTGATGCGCAACAAGGAGTTTTCGGTGGTGGAAAACGCCATGAACGAGGTGATTATTCCCGGCACCGCCTACGTGGTCATTCGCGAAACCGACTTGGTGGAGCTGGTGAAAAAAATCCGCCAGACAAGCTACCTGCTGGGCCGCGAAGTGGGCATCATCTCCTTCAACGAAACGCCCCTGAAAGAGCTGCTGAATATGACGGTGATTACCACCGACTTTGAGGCCATGGGCAAGACAGCCGCCACCCTGTTACTGGAGAAGAAGCGGGTGAAGGTGAAGAACCCGTTTTACACCATCCGGCGCGGGTCGCTGTAGAGACTCCTCACCCCCGGCCCCTCTCCCAAGGGAGAGGGGAGTCACAGCGGCTGGAACATAACCTTTCGTCCGGAATCGTCAATCATTAGGCTCTCCTCTCCCTTGGGAGAGGGGCCGGGGGTGAGGCGCCCTACGTCAGGTTTCCGGCGCAAAACAGGAGAGCCCAGAACAGTTGCGGCGAAGGGAAACGGGTAATTTGTTGTACCCATCTGACACCGGACTTACTTCTTCAACGGCCTTATGTTCTCTGACCAACGCCTAGCCGAACTCAACCAGCCGCTGCTGGCCGAGCACCACACGCAATTTCAGCACCTTGCCGAGTCGCCGCGCCTGCGCCAGGCCGACGTTCAGGCCGTGGTGCAAAAGCTGATTGATTTTCAGGTCGCCATTCCGAGCTGGGCGCTGGGCACCGGCGGCACCCGATTCGGCCGCTTCGCGCTAGGCGGCGAGCCGAGCACGCTGGAGCAAAAAATCGGTGACGTGGGCATACTTCAAGCCCTGAACCGCTCGTCGAACTCCATCTCCCTGCACATTCCCTGGGACATTCCGCAGGACATCCCCGGCCTCAAGCAGCTGCTAAAAGAGCAGGGGCTGGTGATTGACTCGGTGAACTCCAACACCTTCCAGGACCAGAAAGACCAGGCCCAGACGTACAAATACGGCTCGCTGAGCAACACCGATAAGGCGGTGCGCGAGCAGGCCATTCAGCACAACATCGACTGCGTGCGCCACGGCCGCGACCTCGACGCCCGGACCCTGACCGTGTGGCTGGCCGACGGCTCCAACTTTCCGGGCCAGCAGCACCTGCGCCGCGCGTTTCTGCGCACCCAGGAGTCGCTGGCGGCCATCTACGAGGCCATGCCCAGCGACTGGACCATGCTGGTGGAGTACAAGCCCTACGAGCCCAACTTCTACTCGATGGTGATTCCGGACTGGGGCACCTCGCTGGCCTTGTGCCAGGCGCTGGGCCAGCAGGCACAGGTACTCGTGGACCTGGGCCACCACCTGCCCAACACCAACATCGAGCAGATTGTGGGCCGCCTACGCCAGTTTGGCCGCCTCGGGGGCTTCCACTTCAACGGCTCGATGTATGGCGACGACGACCTGACCACGGGCAGCATCAAGCCTTTCCAGCTCTTCCTGATTTTCAACGAGCTGGTGGACGCCGCCCAGGACCACTCGGTGCCCGCCGAAGCGGTGGCTTACATGATTGACGCCAGCCACAACGTGAAAGACCCGCTGGAAGACCTGCTACAATCGGTCGAGAACATTCTTTCGGCCTACGCCAAGGCCCTGCTCGTGGACCGCGACGCCCTGGCCGAGGCCCAGGAAGCCAACGACGTGGTGCGCGCCGAGGAAATCCTGCGCGACGCTTTCCTGACCGACGTGCGGCCCCTGGTGTCGGAGGCCTACCTGCGGGCCGGCGGCGCCATCAAACCCATTGCGGCCTACCGCGCCGCCGGCGTGCGCGAGCAGCTCATCAGCCAGCGCGGCAAGCACAGCGTATCGACGGGGCTATGAAAAAGAACATGAAAAAGTCGGTGTACGCCGTGTTCGACATCGGCAAGACCAACAAGAAGCTGATTCTTTTCGACGAGGACCAGCAGATTATTGACGAGGAGCTGCACGTGTGCACCGACGTGCTCGACGACGACGGCTTTGTGTGCGACCACCTGCCCCGCCTCACCGAGTGGGTGCTCGACCATTGGCGCCAGTTGCGCCAGCACCCGCACTACAGCGTGAAGGGCGTGAATTTCACGGCCTACGGGGCCAGCTTCGTGCACCTCGGCGCCGACGGTGAGCCTGTGCTGCCGCTCTACAACTACCTCAAGCCGATTCCGGCCGAGATTGAGGCACAATTTTACGCGCAGCTGGGCCAGTCGAAGGAAGAATTTGCGGCCGACACATGCTCGCCGCAGCTGGGCATGCTGAACTCCGGCCTGCAACTGTATTGGCTGAAATACGCCAAGCCGGAGCAGTACGCCAGAGTGCACACCTCGCTGCACCTGCCCAACTACCTTTCCTACCTGATTTCGGGCGAGAAATTCAGCGACTACACCTCCTTGGGCTGCCACACCAACCTGTGGGACTACCAGCGCAGCGACTATCACGAGTGGGTGCGCCGCGAGGGCATCGACGAGAAGCTGGCGCCGCTCACGCGCGACTCCATTGCTTCGGTGGTCGATGGCATATTGGTGGGCGTGGGCCTGCACGACAGCACTTCGGCCGTGATGCCCTATCTGGCGCAGAACGACGAGCCTTTCGTGCTGGTCTCGACGGGCACCTGGTCGGTCACCATCAACCCCTTCAACAGCCAGCCCCTGACGCCGGAGCTGCTGCGCCGCGACTGCCTCAGCTTCATGACGCCGCGCGGCGAGGCCACCCGCGCCGCCCGCGTGTTTCTGGGCCGCGAGCACGATTTTCAGGTAGAGCGCATTGCGGCCCACTTCCACGTGAAGCCGGATTTTTATCGCTCCATCGTGCTGGCCCGGCCCTACGACGAAACCTCCGCCGACTTCAAGCCCGGCTGCATGGCCGGCACCGGCCCTTTCCCCGACGAGCCCGCCGGCGAGTGGGACCTGAGCGGTTTCCGCACCGCGTCGGATGCCTACCAGCACCTCATGCACGGGCTGATTAACATCCTGCTCGAATCCATTCACCTGGTGTGGCAGGGTGAAAAAACCATCTTCGTGGATGGCGGCTTCGCCCGCAACCCGCTCTTCATGCAAACGCTGAGCTGGAACTTCCCCAAGGCCGAAATCCGCACGCTGGAAGTGCCGCAGGCCACGGCGCTGGGCGCCCTGGTGCACCTGGAACAAGGCGAGGCACTGAAGAAAACCCAGCCGCTGTTTACGGATGAGGACGAGCTGCCAATGGTGGTGCAGAGCCGGGCGAGCTAGATTGAATTAACGGCGTAAACGGGCGCCTCACCCTCGGCCCCTTTCCCAAGGAAGAGGGGAGCCTAACGCCTACGCATAACCGGTGCCCCCTCTCCCTTAGGAGAGGGGGTCAGGGGGTGAGGCGCCACGCCTGCACCCAACCGTACACGCTAGAAAAACAAGAATGAAAGTTGCCCTATTCGTCCCCTGCTACATCGACCAGTTCTACCCGCAGGTAGGCGTTGCGACGTTGCAGCTGCTTGAAAAGCTGGGCGTGCAGGCGCACTTCCCGGCCCAACAAACCTGCTGCGGCCAGCCGCTGGCCAACAGCGGCTGCGAGCGCGACGCCCTGCCCATCTACAAGCACTTCGTCAACACGTTTCAGGACTACGACTACGTGGTGGCGCCTTCGGGCAGCTGCGTGTACCACGTGCGCAAGCACTTCGACAAGCTCGACCAAACCGCCGAAGTGCAGCACGTGCGCGGCGCGGCCTACGACCTGATTGACTTCATCAGCACGGTACTGAAGGTGGACGCGCTGCCCGGCGCATTCCCCCACAAAGTGGGCCTGCACCTGAGCTGCCACGGCCAGCGCGGCCTGCACCAGGCCAACGAATCGGAAATGACCCCGGTGCGCGACGGCCAGCTCAGCCGTCTGCTCCGTTCTCTGGACGGCATCGAGCTAACCCAGCTCAACCGCAACGACGAGTGCTGCGGCTTCGGCGGCACGTTCTGCGTGAGCGAGGCGGGCATTTCGGCCCGCATGGGCCAGGACCGCGTGGCCGACCACGTGCGCAACGGCACGCAGGTGCTCACCGGCAGCGACATGTCGTGCCTGATGCACCTGGAAGGCATCGTGCGCCGTGCCAAAATGCCCATCAAGGTGATGCACGCCGCCGAGATTTTGAATGGCGTTTTGGCAAGTGTGTAAATAACCAGAACGGTCATGCTGAGCGCAGTCGAAGCATCTCTACCGCTTTGTTGAGACGACTGAATTGCTGCTGCAGTAGAGATGCTTCGACTGCGCTCAGCATGACGGCCTTTAGATTTCATTTTAACTCCACTCCATGTCCCACGCCATTCGCGCCGACAAGTTTTTGCTGGATGCCGACCGCACCACCTGGCACGACGAGACCCTGTGGTTTGTGCGCGAAAAGCGCGACCGGGCCGTGTACGCCGTGCCCGAATTTCAGGAACTGCGCGAGCTGGCCTCCCAAATCAAAAACCACACCCTGAGCCGGCTCGACCTGTATTTGCAGGAGTTTGAGGCGGCTGCGCAGGCCAATGGCGTGCACGTGCACTGGGCCGCCGATGCGGCCGAGCACAACGCCATTATCCTCGACATCATCAAGAAGCAAGGTGCCACGCGCGTGGTGAAAAGCAAATCGATGCTGACCGAGGAATGCCACCTCAACCCCTACCTTATCCAGCACGGCGTAGAAGTGGTGGACACTGACCTGGGCGAACGCATCATTCAGTTTCGCGACGAGGCGCCGAGCCACATCGTGCTGCCGGCCATCCACCTCAAAAAGGAGGACGTGGGCGACACCTTCCACACCCACCTGGGCACCGCCAAGGGCGAAAGCGACCCGCAACGCCTCACCGAGGCCGCGCGCCAGCACCTGCGCAGCAAGTTCGTTGCGGGCGAAGTGGCCATATCGGGCGTCAACTTCGCCATTGCCGAGACCGGCGCCGTGGTGGTGTGCACCAACGAGGGCAACGCCGACCTGGGCGTGAACCTGGCCCGGGTGCACATCGCGGCCATGGGCATCGAGAAGATTATCCCGCGGCTCACGGACCTGGGCGTGTTCACGCGCCTGCTGGCCCGCAGCGCTACCGGGCAGCCGGTGACGACCTACACCTCGCACTTCGCCAAGCCCGCGCCGGACAAGGAGATGCACATTGTCATCGTCGACAACGGCCGCACCCAGCAGCTGGGACGGCCCGATTTCCGGGCCTCGCTGAAGTGCATTCGCTGCGGCGCCTGCATGAACACCTGCCCGGTGTACCGGCGCAGCGGCGGCCACAGCTACGATTTCACCGTGCCGGGCCCGATTGGCGCCATTCTGTCGCCCAACATCGACATGAAAAAGCACGCCTCGCTGCCGTTTGCCAGCACGCTATGCGGCTCCTGCACCGACGTGTGCCCCGTGAAAATTGACATCCACACCCAGCTTTACAAATGGCGGCAGGTGTTGGGCGAAGCCAATGAAATCCCGGCTTCGAAAAAGTGGGGCATGAAGTTCATGGGCCGCGTGCTGGCCAGCACCCGCGTCTACGGCCTGGGCGGGCAGTTTGCGCGCCGCGCGCTGCGCCTGCTGCCGCACGGCCTCACCCACGCCCCTTCCTTCAACGCCTGGGCCGTGGCCCGCGAGCTGCCCGAGGCGCCCAAGCAAAGCTTCCGCGAGTGGTACGCCAAGCAGCCCCAGCCCGCCCCTCAACCCCAATCCCAGGTACCGGCATGAGTGCTTCCCGCGACCGAATTTTAGCCGCTGCCAAGGCCAACAAGCCCGAAGAGCTTCCGCTGCCCGAGGTGCCGCTGTTTGGCGGCGACGCTACGGCCGAGCGGTTTACCACGGTGCTGGCCGGCATTGGCGGCACGGTGGTGTGGCTCGATGGACTGGAGAGCCTGGCGCCCACGGTGCAGCAGCTCTTTCCAGAGGCCCAGAACACGGCCTCGGCCCTGTTCCGCGGCACGGTGCCCGTCGATGCGCAGACGCCCACCGGCATCCTGGCCGCCATTGATTTGGCCGTGCTCCAGGGCGAAATCGGCGTAGCCGAAAACGGGGCTATCTGGCTGCCCGAGGCCAACATGCTGCACCGGGCGCTGCCCACCATCACGCAGCACCTGGCGTTGGTGCTCGACCGCCGCCGCCTGGTGGCCACCATGCACCAAGCCTACGCCCAGCTGCCTGGCACCGGCGGCTACGGCAAGTTCGTGGCCGGCCCATCCAAGACAGCCGACATTGAGCAGTCGTTGGTGATTGGGGCGCACGGCGCACGCAGCCTCGTGGTGCTGCTGTATTAACCGAAAGTTGACGCAAAGACAAAAAAGAAGCGGCCCCCAGTGGAGGCCGCCTCTTCGTCGTTTATTGTTTCACTTAAACTCACTTTGTCTTTTAATCGGGAAAGGGCCAGGCCCCGTGTGCAGCCGATGCTGCGCTTCTTTCGCATTGCAGGGATGGCAACGCCGCGAGGGCGAAACCGCTCCAGCGGGCTTTGGTAGCTACTCCGGCGGTCTACCGGGTCGGAACGGCCGATGAAGCCGGTGAGGTGACAACCCTAACGTGGCGCGCGGCAGAGACAAAGCAAGAGGACTCCCACCCAATCTTTCTCCATCCTGCTGCGCGCCAGTCAGGTTGTAACTCACTTACCATACACAAAGCTGCATTTGTACCAGGTCGAAACCCTCCCGCACCCTCCTGCTATCCAAAAATTCTGGTGAGTAGACACTAACCAGTTCGTATCTACCGCTTGCCTAGTCCATGTGGAACACCCGCGCCAGCGGCTGCACCACCGGCGAATTATCGGGGTTGGTTTCCATCAAGTCGCCCATGTAGGCCCACCAGCGTTGCATGATTTCGGTAGCGGGCAGCTGGTCGGTGGCGTGGCCGGGCACGCGCTTCTGCACCGCAAATAGGGTCCCGCTGGCAGCCTCTAGGTAGATGGAATAGTCCCGAATGCCTGCCTCGTGCAGCAGCACCGTGAGCTCGGGCCAGATTTCGTCGTGGCGGCGCTCGTACTCGGCGGCCACGCCGGGCTTGAGCTTCATGGTGAAGGCTACTTCTTCCATTGTAACAGTTATTGAACCGGCGCGCCCACCGACGCCGGCGTGAGGGTAACCGGGCCGAGCAGGCCGGACTCCAGCGGCGCCCATTTCTCGGCGGTGAAGAGGCCGTCGGCACCGCGGTTTTCCTTGAGCTTGGCGGGCATGTTGGTGTTGTAGAAAATCTTCCAATCGACGTGGTTGCGGTCCATGTCGCTGATGCGGTTGGCCATGAGGTTGCTCACGGTCACGGTGAGCGTGTTGTTGGCTTTGAGCTGGTACTTGGGCAGGTACACCTGGTACACGGGGCCCAGTAGCGTGGCCACGGGCTGGCCGTTGAGCTGCACGCGGGCGCTTTGGGCCACGCGGCCCAGGTCGAGCAGCCAGCCGTCGGCGCTGCCCTGCGGCAGGACGAAGGTGGTGGTGTAGGCAGCCGTGCCCGAAAATTTCTTGCCCGCCTCGCCGGCCAGCGTGGTCCACGACGCCAGCTCGCGCACCTGTTGCTTGGCCGGTAGCTCAGGGCCGCCCGAGAGAAAGCTCAGCTCCCAGGGCGCCGAAAGCGGCTGGGGTGCGGCGGCCAGGGAAAGGTAGGGATAGGCCGGGCCGGTGGCGGCGCCCTCGTTGGTGTCCAGAATGCAGGTTTCGCCGGGCGCCAGCTGCATGTATACTTCGGCAACGCCCTGGGAGGAGGTGCGCAGCGAGGCCATGCCGGTTTGCTCGGTCATGGGGTTGTAGAGGGCGGCCGACTTGGCAGCGGTTTGCAGCGGTACCCACGTAGCCACGGGCTTCTCGCCCCAGTTGGCCAGGAAATAGGTGTGGCCCCCGGCGCGGCGGCGCCGAATGAACTGCAGGCCTTCGTCGACCAGGGTTTCGCGCTTCACGCCGGCCTGGGCCAGCAGCGCGTTCACATCGGCGCCCAGCAGCACGCGGCCCTTGCCCACGGTGGCCTGGCGCAGGCCGTCTTTGCCGTCCTTGAACTTGAACTGGGCCAGCAGCTTCTGGAAATTGGCGCGCCGGTTGTCGAGGTTGCCGAAGCCGGGCACGTCGGCCGGGGCCTGGTTCTGGAATAGGATGGTGGCGCCGTTGGTGGCCAGGCGCAGCAGCTGCTCCAGGGTGAGCAGCGGCATGAGGTGGGCATCGGGCACCAAAAGGGTCTGGTAGCTGGTGCCGCCGGTGGCCAGGGCGGCGCCTTCGTTTTTCAGGCCCAGCACCTGCTTGTCGGAAATAAAATCGTAGCCGTAGCCCTTGGCCAGCAGCAGTTCGCTGGTGGCGTCCACGGGCAGGCCCTTGAAGCCGTGCTCGATGCCGTCGAAGTGCTGCAGCAGCACCTTGCCGGGGCGGGTGTAGGCGTCGGACTGCGGCAGGTAGAGCAGCAGGTCGTTGTCGGGCTGGCCGGCCTGCAGGAAGCTCTGGCAGCGCGCCGTGTACTGGTTCAGCTTGCCAAAATCCGTCCAGAACGGGTTTTGCGGGTTGAACTCCACGGCGGCGTAGAACAGCCAGCCGGGCCATTTGGCAGAAGGCGGCGAGTAAGCCGTGCCGTGGTAAAACACGTGGTTGACGCCGCCAAGCAGCATGCGGTCGATGGCCTTTTTCACGTCCGAGAGCTTACTCAGGAAATGGTCATTCTCCCAGGTTGCGGTTTCGGCCGAGGTCAGCGGTTTGCCCGTGACGTGCGCGGCCGACGACGCAAACTTGATGCGCGTGAGGTTCTCCCCTTCCGTCTCCGGAATGTCGGTGGCGGCGTACAAATCCAGAATATTCGCCGGCGAGCCGTGGGCCTGGTTCCGAATCAGGGCATCGTGGGTTTTGGCCCAGGCGCCCCAGGTTTTGGTGTAGTTCTCGAGCAGCAGCTCCGAGATAGTTTCGCGGTAGTCGGTGAGCACGCGCTGGTTTTCGTCCTCCGTGGCTTTGCCGAAAAGCGCGGGCAGGTGCTGGCGCAAATCGTAGCCGCGCCGCCGGCTGAATTCCGAAAACATGAGCGGCGTCCAGTTGGCCTCGCCCTGCGCATCGTCGACCTCATACGAGTCGTTGAAAAACGCCCGAATCGGCTTCACGTCGTGGCCTTTGAATGCCTTGTCGAAATAAGCCAGGTAGTGGTCCGTCGCCGTCTTGGAAAGGTGGTCGATGACGTCGCCCTCGCCGCCCGGCCCGGCGCGCTCCACCTGCTTGCCGTGCCCGCCCTGAAACAAGGCATACAGCGTCCAGGTGGAGCCGGCCGGAGCCGTCCAGTTCAGCTTGCCCTTGGCGTCAACCTTGGTGGTGAGGTCTTCGGTGGCGCCTTTGTCGGAGTACGCAATCAGGGTTTGCAGCGGAATGAGCTTTTCGAAGCGCACCTGGTCGAGGGCCAGGGTTTGCAGGTTTTTATTGGTCGCGACGGGGTCGGAAAGCTGCTTGAGGTCCACCTTATGCCCTACGGCGTTGGCAATGGGCTTCTGCATGAACGTGACCGGCTCGGCCAGGCTGGCGCCGCCCTTCACCTCAAAGGTTTTGTAGGTGATGTACTTGGAGGCGTCAGCCGGCGTCACCCACGGTCCGCCGAAGGGCCAGCCCGACGCCTGCGCCATGTCGATGCCCAGGCCCAGGCGTTTGGCCTCGGTGAGGGTGTGGGAGAGCATGTCCATCCACTTCGGCGAGAGGAAGTCGATGAACTGGCTTTCGGCGCCTTTCACGCCGTAGATGGTCGTGATTTCCATGCCGCCGAGCCCCGCCTTCTGGTACTCGGTGAGCAGGTGGGTAAGGTCGGGCTTGTTCACGGCGCTACCCTCCCACCACCAGCGCGTCCAGGGCTTGGTTTGCTGGGTGATGGCGGGCCATTTGGGGGCCTGCGCGTGGGCGCCGAGCGAGGCCAGGAGAAGAAGGGCGAGGGAGCGTTTCATGGGGTGGTTGCTGTGGCGGGGCGCCAGTCGTTACTTCAGCTTGTAAACTTCGCTTCCGGCCAGCAGGAAGCAGCCGAGGCCGTAGTCCTCAAAGTCGGGCTTGCTGGTGTAGCTCACGGGCTGGCTGTCTTTGGGCTCCTTGCCGGTGCCCTGCACGTAGCCCAGGAAACCGTCTTTGTGAATGCAGTCCTTCACCATGCCCTGCCAGGCTTTGGCGATGATGGGCTCGTACTGCTTCTTGTCGAGCAGGCCGTTGTTGAGACCCCAGGCCATGCCGTAGGTGAAGAGGGCCGTGCCCGTCATCTCCTTGCCGCCGAAGTGCGTGGCGTCGTGCAGGCTCACGTTCCAGAAGCCGTCGGGGCGCTGCAGCGGCGGCAGGGCCTGCATCATGGCCAGGTACATCTGCTCGTATTCGGCGCGATGGGGGGCGTCTTTGGGCATCACGTCCAGCACGCGCACCAGGGCGGCCACCACCCAGCCGTTGCCGCGGCTCCAGTAGCAGTCTTCGCCGTTGGGCTCTTTGTAGGGGGGCACAAAGTCCTTGTCGCGCCACCACAGCTTGTCCTGCGGGTTGTAGAGGCCGTTGCCGCCCTCGCGGGTCTTCGAGTTGTTGTACATGGCGTACATCTTCTCGTAGTAGGCATTGTCCTTCGTAATGACGGCCAGCTTGGCAAACACCGGCATGGCCATCTGCAGGGCGTCAATCCAGTTCCAGTCGTCTACTTTGTCGCTGGCCACCATGTTGTCGACGGCCGCTTTGATGTCGTGCAGGCGCTCGGGCTTGGGGTCTATCTGGTACAGCTCCAGGTAGGTTTGACCGGCGCACTGGTTGTCGGCGTTGCGGTCCGTGATGCCGTTGCGGATGCCCCACTTATGGCTCTGGCCCCAGTCCACGGCGTATTCGTAGTAGCGCGGCTGCTTGTCGGTGCGGTACAGGGCCATCAGGCCTTCGTAGTACACGCCGCGCGTCCAGATGTGGCTGGGCCGGGTTTTGTTGGTCACGATTTCCTTGCCCGTGTCGGGCCACTTCGCCATGAAGTAGTCGTTGGTCAGGGTCATGGCCTTGAGCACAGCTTTCTTTTTAGGCAGCTTCTGGGCTGCGGCGGGCTGGGCCAGCAGCAGGGCAGCAGCGAGACAGGCGGTAAGGGTGGTTTTTAGGGACATTGATTTGGACATTTGCTCGTGACCGTGCGGCGGTCATGCAGAGCGCAGCGAAGCATCTCGCTCGGGGAAGTAATGCAATCGGATTAAGTGCGTTGCGCACGCAAGATGCTTCGCTGCGCTCTGCATGACCCTCAGGATGCCTTCTTCTCAATTTCCACGGCGTACACCTGCTCGCGGCCTTCAAAGTTGGCCCGGAAAACTATCCATTTGCCGTCGGGCGTGAAGTGAATGTTGGGCTCCAGCTTGTAGCCGTGGGCTTTCATGTTCACCAGGCGCTCGGTGCGGAACTTGTCGCCTTCGGGGCGGAACAGATTAAGCCACATGCCATCGGGGGCTTTGGCTACCTGGCCGGCGTCGCCGCCGTCGCCGGCGAAGAGCTTCTGGTCGGGCGAGATGTTGAAGTGGATGGACCAGTCGTTGCGCTCCATTTGGTAGGCGCGCTCCTGGCCGGTTTTCACGTCGGTGCCGCCCAGGTAGAAGGTCACGCTACGCGGCTTCTGCATGTCGTACCAAATGGTTTTGCCGTCGGGGCTGAAGAACTCGTGGCCCGCGATTTCGCCGTCCACCGTGCGCTTGTGCACCAGCTTCACGGCCTTGGTTTTGGTGTTGATGTGCCAGATGCGGTCCACCTTGCCCCAGGGGCCTTCGTGGCAAAACATCAGCAAATCGGGGTCGGTGGGCGAAAATTGCACGTGGTTCAGCCAGGCGTTATCAGTAAACAGCTTGGTGAGCTTGCCCCCGCCGTCGGTGCTCACCGTGAACAGCGTGCGTGGCAATTTGGCCTCGTACACGCGGTTGAAAAAGTCGCTCTTGGCCGGATACTGGCGAAATATCTCCTTCTCAGCATCGGAGCCCCAGGCGCCGCCCAGCTGGGTTTCGTCGGCATTCAGCGAGGTGATGTCCGCCTTGAAATCGGCCGGAAACACAAACACGCGCCGGGTCTTCTTGCTGTCGATGCTGGTGGCGTACACCGTGTCCTGCACCTGGTAGAAGACCTCGCGGCGCTTGCGGCCCACAATCTCGCCCTTC
This DNA window, taken from Hymenobacter sp. 5317J-9, encodes the following:
- a CDS encoding GntR family transcriptional regulator; its protein translation is MYQLQLKPLDKTPKYKQIVQSVIMDIERGVLKNGDHLPSISELSVEHYLARDTVEKAYRELRERGFITSVQGKGYYVEASDTSKLKILLVFNKLSSYKKIIYYAFLETLGDRATVDLQIHHYNVNLFQEIIEKNLGKYNYYVVMPHFTLDTDKALSRAILNTIPSQELVLLDKDIPELPHDCLRVFQDFDKDIFGALENAEDLLEKYTRLVLVLPSDANHPEELPWGFRSFCLMRNKEFSVVENAMNEVIIPGTAYVVIRETDLVELVKKIRQTSYLLGREVGIISFNETPLKELLNMTVITTDFEAMGKTAATLLLEKKRVKVKNPFYTIRRGSL
- a CDS encoding TIM barrel protein — its product is MFSDQRLAELNQPLLAEHHTQFQHLAESPRLRQADVQAVVQKLIDFQVAIPSWALGTGGTRFGRFALGGEPSTLEQKIGDVGILQALNRSSNSISLHIPWDIPQDIPGLKQLLKEQGLVIDSVNSNTFQDQKDQAQTYKYGSLSNTDKAVREQAIQHNIDCVRHGRDLDARTLTVWLADGSNFPGQQHLRRAFLRTQESLAAIYEAMPSDWTMLVEYKPYEPNFYSMVIPDWGTSLALCQALGQQAQVLVDLGHHLPNTNIEQIVGRLRQFGRLGGFHFNGSMYGDDDLTTGSIKPFQLFLIFNELVDAAQDHSVPAEAVAYMIDASHNVKDPLEDLLQSVENILSAYAKALLVDRDALAEAQEANDVVRAEEILRDAFLTDVRPLVSEAYLRAGGAIKPIAAYRAAGVREQLISQRGKHSVSTGL
- a CDS encoding FGGY family carbohydrate kinase is translated as MKKNMKKSVYAVFDIGKTNKKLILFDEDQQIIDEELHVCTDVLDDDGFVCDHLPRLTEWVLDHWRQLRQHPHYSVKGVNFTAYGASFVHLGADGEPVLPLYNYLKPIPAEIEAQFYAQLGQSKEEFAADTCSPQLGMLNSGLQLYWLKYAKPEQYARVHTSLHLPNYLSYLISGEKFSDYTSLGCHTNLWDYQRSDYHEWVRREGIDEKLAPLTRDSIASVVDGILVGVGLHDSTSAVMPYLAQNDEPFVLVSTGTWSVTINPFNSQPLTPELLRRDCLSFMTPRGEATRAARVFLGREHDFQVERIAAHFHVKPDFYRSIVLARPYDETSADFKPGCMAGTGPFPDEPAGEWDLSGFRTASDAYQHLMHGLINILLESIHLVWQGEKTIFVDGGFARNPLFMQTLSWNFPKAEIRTLEVPQATALGALVHLEQGEALKKTQPLFTDEDELPMVVQSRAS
- a CDS encoding (Fe-S)-binding protein codes for the protein MKVALFVPCYIDQFYPQVGVATLQLLEKLGVQAHFPAQQTCCGQPLANSGCERDALPIYKHFVNTFQDYDYVVAPSGSCVYHVRKHFDKLDQTAEVQHVRGAAYDLIDFISTVLKVDALPGAFPHKVGLHLSCHGQRGLHQANESEMTPVRDGQLSRLLRSLDGIELTQLNRNDECCGFGGTFCVSEAGISARMGQDRVADHVRNGTQVLTGSDMSCLMHLEGIVRRAKMPIKVMHAAEILNGVLASV
- a CDS encoding lactate utilization protein B, giving the protein MSHAIRADKFLLDADRTTWHDETLWFVREKRDRAVYAVPEFQELRELASQIKNHTLSRLDLYLQEFEAAAQANGVHVHWAADAAEHNAIILDIIKKQGATRVVKSKSMLTEECHLNPYLIQHGVEVVDTDLGERIIQFRDEAPSHIVLPAIHLKKEDVGDTFHTHLGTAKGESDPQRLTEAARQHLRSKFVAGEVAISGVNFAIAETGAVVVCTNEGNADLGVNLARVHIAAMGIEKIIPRLTDLGVFTRLLARSATGQPVTTYTSHFAKPAPDKEMHIVIVDNGRTQQLGRPDFRASLKCIRCGACMNTCPVYRRSGGHSYDFTVPGPIGAILSPNIDMKKHASLPFASTLCGSCTDVCPVKIDIHTQLYKWRQVLGEANEIPASKKWGMKFMGRVLASTRVYGLGGQFARRALRLLPHGLTHAPSFNAWAVARELPEAPKQSFREWYAKQPQPAPQPQSQVPA
- a CDS encoding LUD domain-containing protein; translation: MSASRDRILAAAKANKPEELPLPEVPLFGGDATAERFTTVLAGIGGTVVWLDGLESLAPTVQQLFPEAQNTASALFRGTVPVDAQTPTGILAAIDLAVLQGEIGVAENGAIWLPEANMLHRALPTITQHLALVLDRRRLVATMHQAYAQLPGTGGYGKFVAGPSKTADIEQSLVIGAHGARSLVVLLY
- the rhaM gene encoding L-rhamnose mutarotase; amino-acid sequence: MEEVAFTMKLKPGVAAEYERRHDEIWPELTVLLHEAGIRDYSIYLEAASGTLFAVQKRVPGHATDQLPATEIMQRWWAYMGDLMETNPDNSPVVQPLARVFHMD